Proteins co-encoded in one Paracrocinitomix mangrovi genomic window:
- a CDS encoding SAM hydrolase/SAM-dependent halogenase family protein, giving the protein MKIITLTTDLGLRDHYVAAIKGQLYSKIKDSRVVDISHEVQPFNLAEAAYYINNITEDFPEGTVHFIGVDHLPVVSIAASDNNLYPIVMKLKGQYFVGCDNGMFSLINGFEEAEEIIRIDNFSAKSSLRFPTRNIYLPAIVAICEGKPLSDIGETMKSVRKAFTTQPTIEQDLIKGTVIHEDKYGNVMVNITEKLFKEVGMGNPFTIFFRNSKYFIEKISSNYYDVPMGEKLALFNENGYLEIAINKGVQGSGGGASSLLGLHVKDTIRIEFHPKGSKNRIEELLQNQS; this is encoded by the coding sequence ATGAAGATAATTACCCTGACAACAGATTTAGGTTTGCGGGACCATTATGTGGCCGCAATCAAGGGGCAATTATATTCCAAAATTAAGGATAGTAGGGTAGTTGATATTTCACACGAAGTACAACCTTTTAACCTTGCTGAAGCTGCTTACTACATCAATAATATTACAGAAGATTTTCCAGAAGGAACCGTACATTTTATAGGAGTTGATCACCTACCTGTTGTGTCCATTGCTGCTTCAGATAATAATCTATATCCAATTGTCATGAAGTTGAAAGGGCAGTATTTTGTTGGATGTGATAATGGTATGTTTTCTCTAATAAATGGCTTTGAAGAAGCTGAAGAAATCATCCGCATAGATAATTTTAGTGCTAAATCTTCTTTGAGATTTCCAACAAGGAATATCTATTTACCAGCTATTGTTGCAATTTGTGAAGGAAAACCTTTGAGTGACATTGGTGAGACAATGAAGTCGGTAAGAAAAGCATTTACAACCCAACCAACTATTGAGCAGGATTTAATAAAAGGAACTGTCATTCACGAAGATAAGTACGGAAACGTGATGGTTAATATTACCGAAAAGTTGTTCAAGGAAGTAGGTATGGGAAATCCATTTACTATATTCTTTAGAAACAGTAAGTACTTTATTGAGAAAATATCCAGCAATTATTATGATGTCCCAATGGGTGAAAAATTGGCACTTTTTAATGAAAACGGTTATTTGGAGATAGCTATTAATAAAGGAGTTCAAGGAAGTGGAGGAGGAGCATCTTCTTTGCTTGGGTTGCATGTAAAAGATACAATTAGGATAGAATTTCATCCAAAAGGATCTAAAAACAGAATTGAAGAATTACTACAAAATCAGTCATGA
- a CDS encoding PhoH family protein, whose translation MHEKVIEIVGVDPVVMLGINESKLKLYKQYFPKLKFVSRGNLLKILGEAEIVDQFEKKWELMLKHVNRYNSLTENNIENLMLQDSEQIPFKDHGETIVHGNGGLSVKARTANQRKLVKASMENDMVFAIGPAGTGKTYTSVALAVRALKNKEVRRIILTRPAVEAGENLGFLPGDLREKLDPYMAPLYDGLRDMIPAEKLAEYIEHGIIEIAPLAFMRGRTLDNAYVILDEAQNTTTAQMKMFLTRMGQSAKFIITGDATQIDLPRNQKSGLNMAINKLKDIEGIGLVQLDERDVIRHKLVKQIIQALKDDE comes from the coding sequence TTGCACGAAAAAGTCATTGAAATTGTCGGTGTAGATCCAGTGGTTATGCTGGGTATAAACGAATCTAAGCTTAAACTTTACAAGCAATATTTTCCTAAACTAAAATTTGTATCAAGAGGAAATCTCTTAAAAATTTTGGGCGAAGCGGAAATTGTAGATCAATTTGAAAAGAAATGGGAATTGATGTTGAAACATGTCAATCGTTACAACTCATTGACTGAAAACAACATTGAAAACTTAATGTTACAAGATTCAGAACAAATCCCTTTCAAAGATCACGGTGAAACAATTGTTCACGGAAATGGTGGATTATCTGTTAAAGCAAGAACTGCTAATCAAAGAAAATTGGTCAAAGCTTCCATGGAAAATGACATGGTTTTTGCTATTGGACCTGCAGGAACAGGAAAAACATATACTTCAGTAGCCTTAGCTGTGCGAGCTTTAAAGAACAAAGAAGTTAGAAGAATTATTCTTACCCGACCTGCTGTGGAAGCCGGAGAAAATCTAGGATTCTTGCCTGGTGACTTGCGTGAAAAACTGGATCCGTATATGGCCCCACTTTATGATGGATTAAGAGACATGATTCCTGCTGAAAAGTTAGCTGAATACATAGAGCATGGAATTATTGAAATTGCTCCTTTGGCATTTATGAGAGGTAGAACATTAGATAACGCTTATGTGATACTGGATGAAGCACAAAATACCACTACAGCTCAAATGAAAATGTTCTTAACAAGAATGGGACAGTCTGCCAAATTCATTATTACAGGAGATGCTACACAAATAGATTTACCTAGAAACCAAAAATCCGGGTTAAACATGGCGATCAATAAGTTGAAAGACATTGAAGGAATTGGACTGGTACAATTGGACGAAAGAGATGTCATCAGACACAAATTGGTAAAACAAATTATTCAAGCTTTAAAAGACGACGAATAG
- a CDS encoding phosphoribosylaminoimidazolesuccinocarboxamide synthase, protein MSAIKSTSFQFPGQTAVYNGKVRDVYTIQDDLLVIVASDRISAFDYILHEAIPYKGQVLNQLAAKFLKQTADIVPNWLIDTPDPMVAFGHKCEPFKIEMVIRGYMSGHAAREYKAGRRILCGVPMPEGMKENDKFPEPIITPATKAEEGHDEDISKEDIIAKGIVSEEDYIQLEKYTRALFQRGTELAAQKGLILVDTKYEFGKKDGKIYLIDEIHTPDSSRYFYADGYEERQQKGEKQKQLSKEFVREWLIAHDFQGLDGQTLPHMPEEFVNSVTDRYIELYEKIIGEKFVKADNTNIEERIKTNVLKCLENAIQH, encoded by the coding sequence ATGAGCGCAATAAAATCAACCTCTTTTCAATTTCCCGGACAAACTGCTGTTTACAATGGTAAAGTTAGAGATGTGTACACCATACAGGATGATCTATTGGTGATTGTCGCATCTGACAGAATATCAGCATTTGATTACATTTTACACGAAGCTATTCCCTATAAAGGACAAGTTTTGAATCAATTGGCTGCGAAGTTTTTAAAACAAACAGCTGATATTGTTCCAAATTGGTTAATTGATACACCTGACCCAATGGTGGCTTTTGGGCACAAATGTGAGCCTTTTAAAATTGAAATGGTGATCAGAGGTTATATGTCCGGTCATGCTGCCAGAGAATATAAAGCTGGAAGAAGAATTCTTTGTGGAGTTCCAATGCCGGAAGGAATGAAGGAAAATGATAAGTTCCCAGAGCCAATTATTACTCCTGCTACAAAAGCAGAAGAAGGTCATGACGAAGACATTTCAAAAGAAGATATAATTGCCAAAGGGATTGTTTCAGAAGAAGATTACATTCAACTAGAAAAATATACCAGAGCCCTTTTTCAAAGAGGAACTGAACTAGCCGCTCAAAAAGGACTTATCCTGGTTGATACTAAGTATGAATTCGGTAAAAAAGATGGAAAAATCTATCTAATTGATGAAATCCATACACCTGATTCTTCAAGATACTTTTATGCAGATGGATATGAAGAAAGACAGCAAAAGGGAGAAAAACAAAAGCAATTGTCTAAAGAGTTTGTTCGTGAATGGCTAATTGCACACGATTTTCAAGGATTAGATGGACAAACCTTACCCCACATGCCTGAGGAATTTGTTAATTCAGTTACTGACAGATACATTGAACTGTACGAAAAAATCATAGGTGAAAAATTCGTAAAAGCTGACAACACTAACATTGAAGAAAGAATTAAAACCAATGTTTTGAAGTGCTTGGAAAACGCCATCCAACATTAA
- a CDS encoding doxx family protein translates to MLKLVINKIQSDKNILLSISIGIAYLWFGLLKFFPHLSPAEGVAGETITLLTFHLIPKNVSIILLAIWECAIGICLLVNYRNRFVIYAGIIHILCTFTPLFLMSDACFNKHFYSPSLLGQYIIKNLVIISALIVLLPHKVKKATNS, encoded by the coding sequence ATGCTGAAACTTGTCATAAACAAGATTCAAAGTGACAAAAACATTCTCCTATCCATTAGTATAGGAATAGCATATTTGTGGTTCGGTTTACTGAAATTTTTTCCTCACTTAAGTCCTGCAGAAGGCGTAGCTGGTGAAACGATTACTTTACTCACTTTTCATTTAATTCCAAAGAACGTTTCCATTATTTTACTTGCAATTTGGGAATGCGCTATTGGGATATGTCTTTTGGTGAATTACAGAAATAGATTTGTAATATATGCCGGTATTATTCACATTTTGTGCACCTTCACCCCACTTTTCCTTATGTCAGACGCATGTTTCAATAAACACTTTTACAGTCCTTCCCTTTTGGGTCAATACATTATCAAAAATTTAGTAATAATCAGTGCATTGATCGTATTACTTCCACATAAGGTAAAAAAGGCAACTAACTCATAA
- a CDS encoding vanadium-dependent haloperoxidase, with the protein MKFKSIMIIALALLLGACKGNSSDENQEQSQTVEEPKGKDNLAYKWAKIALDATANDTEWFKPRPTISSRFLSLIFVSIFDAWSVYDDKAIPVYLNADRRPEEERTLENKEKAISYAAYRAMMHYYYSDSTMFTDFMNELGFDPKDESIDPSTPQGIGNLAAQTVIDIRREDGSNQYATVEGSNGISYFDYTMYKPVNPVDKNNDINRWQPKYFLDNNGNKYAPGCLTPHWQLVKPIGLDSASQFRPGPPPQVGSEQLEKEVAEVVELQANLTPEEMALVEFMRDGPKSVQQAGHWLIFAQYISERDQHTLDEDVKMYFLNQIVAMDAFIASWDSKMHYDFARPYALVHHYYKGQKIKGWAGPEEGWIEMNGEDWRPYSPATFLCPPFPSYTSGHSTVSGACSKALELYTGSNEFGQSVKLVPGALTHPNDLRDTVTLHFETLSGTAEMAGQSRVLGGYHIQADNVAGLQLGRDVATHIYNNFYLKHIGEK; encoded by the coding sequence ATGAAGTTCAAATCTATAATGATCATTGCGTTAGCATTGTTGCTGGGCGCATGTAAAGGAAATTCCTCTGATGAAAATCAGGAGCAATCACAAACTGTTGAAGAACCAAAAGGAAAAGATAATCTAGCCTATAAATGGGCAAAAATCGCCTTGGATGCAACAGCCAATGACACTGAATGGTTTAAGCCAAGACCTACCATTTCTTCACGTTTTTTAAGTCTGATTTTTGTCTCAATTTTTGATGCATGGTCAGTTTATGACGACAAGGCAATTCCTGTTTATTTAAATGCTGACAGAAGACCAGAAGAAGAAAGAACTCTTGAAAACAAGGAAAAGGCTATAAGTTATGCCGCTTACAGAGCAATGATGCACTATTATTATTCAGACAGTACAATGTTCACGGACTTTATGAACGAATTAGGCTTCGATCCAAAAGACGAGTCTATTGATCCTTCAACTCCGCAAGGAATAGGTAATCTAGCTGCACAAACAGTTATTGACATCAGAAGAGAAGATGGCTCAAACCAATACGCTACTGTAGAAGGTTCAAACGGCATATCTTACTTTGATTACACCATGTACAAACCGGTAAATCCAGTAGATAAAAACAATGACATCAACCGTTGGCAACCAAAGTATTTTCTGGATAATAACGGCAATAAATATGCCCCGGGATGTCTTACTCCACATTGGCAATTAGTTAAACCAATTGGTCTGGACTCAGCTAGTCAATTTAGACCGGGTCCTCCACCTCAAGTGGGATCAGAGCAATTGGAAAAAGAAGTAGCCGAAGTTGTAGAATTACAAGCAAATTTAACTCCAGAAGAAATGGCTTTAGTTGAATTTATGAGGGATGGACCCAAATCTGTTCAACAAGCAGGTCACTGGTTAATTTTTGCACAATACATATCAGAAAGAGATCAACACACACTAGACGAAGATGTGAAAATGTATTTCCTTAACCAGATAGTTGCAATGGATGCGTTTATCGCTTCTTGGGATTCTAAAATGCACTATGATTTTGCCAGACCTTATGCATTGGTACATCATTATTATAAGGGACAAAAAATTAAGGGATGGGCTGGTCCTGAAGAAGGTTGGATTGAAATGAATGGTGAAGACTGGAGACCATATTCTCCTGCTACTTTCCTTTGCCCTCCATTTCCTAGTTACACATCCGGACATAGTACGGTTAGTGGAGCATGCAGTAAAGCACTTGAATTATATACAGGTAGCAATGAATTTGGACAATCGGTAAAATTGGTGCCGGGCGCTTTAACTCATCCTAATGATTTAAGAGATACGGTGACACTTCATTTTGAAACCCTTTCAGGAACTGCTGAAATGGCAGGTCAATCTAGAGTGTTAGGTGGATACCATATTCAAGCTGATAACGTTGCAGGATTACAATTGGGAAGAGACGTTGCAACCCACATTTACAATAACTTTTATTTAAAACATATAGGAGAAAAATAA
- a CDS encoding LamG domain-containing protein, translating to MKSILLSLSFLFPFFMFSQVNLDSGLVAYYPFDGDANDYSVNAINGIPSNVGYSTGVYGGSNTSILFNGSDSSFVDCGTDNRGITDSITISVFVRTTFDGIGDIVSKYDPGNDHGYHFQMSLGKIRFAGRDGSGNYRSTGYSLTSINDSSWHHIIGVVRANTWLIYIDCTLEGAQSNSTVNPDISSAANLGIGKDVFSNQKFLDCEVDEVRIYNRELTADEMDSLCYTAASASTEEFVEKDENFIIYPNPAKNFLTISGIDFTEKQQLIITDMSGRIVLEKLLDVESTKIDISNLSSGNYLAIVSDGQKLLKQKLIIF from the coding sequence ATGAAATCTATTTTACTTAGCCTTTCTTTCTTATTTCCATTTTTTATGTTTTCTCAGGTCAATTTGGATTCTGGTCTTGTTGCCTACTACCCTTTTGATGGAGATGCCAACGACTACAGTGTAAATGCGATAAACGGAATTCCTTCTAATGTTGGATACTCAACAGGAGTATATGGAGGAAGTAATACTTCCATATTATTTAATGGTTCAGATTCTTCTTTTGTTGATTGCGGAACTGATAACAGAGGAATCACAGATTCAATTACTATTTCAGTTTTTGTTCGTACCACCTTTGACGGGATTGGAGATATCGTAAGTAAATATGATCCTGGAAATGATCACGGATATCATTTTCAAATGAGTTTGGGTAAAATTAGATTTGCAGGGCGTGATGGTTCAGGAAATTACAGATCAACAGGATATTCTTTAACTTCAATTAATGATAGCAGTTGGCATCACATTATTGGTGTGGTAAGAGCCAATACTTGGCTAATCTATATAGACTGTACTTTAGAGGGTGCTCAGTCCAATTCAACAGTAAATCCTGATATTTCTTCTGCTGCAAATTTGGGAATTGGAAAAGATGTTTTCAGTAATCAAAAGTTCCTTGATTGCGAAGTTGATGAAGTTAGAATTTATAATAGGGAATTAACTGCTGATGAAATGGACAGTTTATGTTACACAGCAGCAAGCGCTTCAACCGAAGAATTTGTAGAAAAGGACGAAAATTTCATTATTTACCCAAACCCTGCTAAAAACTTTTTAACAATTTCAGGTATTGATTTTACTGAAAAACAACAACTGATTATCACTGATATGTCAGGAAGAATAGTTTTGGAAAAACTTTTAGATGTTGAAAGTACCAAAATAGATATCTCAAATTTAAGTTCAGGAAATTACCTGGCAATAGTTTCAGATGGTCAGAAATTGTTAAAACAAAAACTTATCATCTTCTAA
- a CDS encoding GNAT family N-acetyltransferase — MEKHASEIEKIFPDFAIEETDFATVFLLKIEGNPVGIFIYQEKGDQLHVEVDYLIEKYRDQGIGQQFFDHKINDFKNEGFLEITSVTTNDIHKKYLFELGFTKSEAHNDMFVLSLR, encoded by the coding sequence ATGGAAAAACACGCCTCTGAAATTGAAAAAATATTTCCTGATTTCGCCATTGAAGAAACCGATTTTGCCACGGTGTTTTTATTAAAGATTGAAGGGAACCCTGTAGGAATCTTTATCTATCAAGAAAAGGGAGATCAATTACATGTTGAAGTTGATTACCTAATTGAAAAATACCGTGATCAAGGAATTGGACAACAGTTTTTTGATCATAAAATCAATGATTTCAAAAATGAAGGATTTCTGGAAATAACCTCTGTTACAACCAACGATATCCACAAAAAGTATCTTTTCGAACTAGGTTTTACTAAATCTGAAGCTCATAATGATATGTTCGTTTTATCTTTGCGATAA
- a CDS encoding gliding motility-associated C-terminal domain-containing protein, whose translation MADYVVMMNNCSIFKITILLFWCLQLGTAQAQLFASGDFENGPGGGCGCVTGFTCGNDAGRVIDGTHPVFAVGNNGCVTGATNYAPQLGAHGGSCSVYFYAGLDNIQSPTVNFSGGEEVCLSVWYCGPQGSGASGQNTSNAHFSFGLDGSQIGPDVQVPVGTGWTEHTFTVIMTGGNHTFSVLSGGAAQYSIWFDDFNANLCSAPCDASWTTTSACSTDGPINLDGLITGDTGGTWSGTGVTGNSFNPSSGTQSITYTAPGGCNVTQDITVNTTAIATWTVPSNLCTNDSPVDLSLNITGTTGGTWTGTGITGNNFDPSVGTQSITYTVGTSPCDATSTQTITVTNGANASWNLPSGICTASSPIDLNTLITGDTGGTWSGTGVSGSTFDPSVGTQNITYSVGSAPCDDAVTQTITVNATANASWTNPAVICESDGAIDLSTLITGDTGGTWSGTGVTGTSFDPTGLSGNISITYSVGVSPCNASSTQDINVVATPDPSWTPPTGLCAGSGSFDLSTTITGTTGGTWSGTGITGNNFDPSVGTQSITYTVGSGSCQQTSTQTITIDPSADASWTTQSLCISDAPINLNTLITGDTGGNWSGNGVSGTVFDPFFGTQDITYTVGTSGCESSLTQTINVIDLQLTTSVSSVSCFGLNDGQATVTATGGSGSQTYSWNSTPPQTSATATGLAAGTYTVTVTDGSCVVSQDVTIVEPAEIILTMTGMDACEPNLGSASVVALGGVGGFSYNWTPVASTTEVATGIDSTMATVTVTDANGCTATDSVFVNVWNAPTIDIINNDTTIHYGDEIQLIASGGVQYTWTPETDLSCVNCPNPIAEPLENTYYCVSGEDANGCVNSDCITVFVEIVCGDIFVPSAFTPNFDGENDLLCVYSDCIKTMEFKVYNRWGEKVFETNNMNICWDGTWNGKALNSAVFVYTLKGFLINGEPFDQKGNISLIR comes from the coding sequence TTGGCAGATTACGTTGTAATGATGAACAATTGCTCAATCTTTAAAATAACTATTCTACTATTCTGGTGCTTACAACTTGGTACTGCCCAAGCACAGCTTTTTGCCAGTGGAGACTTTGAAAATGGTCCAGGCGGTGGATGTGGTTGTGTTACTGGATTTACCTGTGGTAATGATGCTGGAAGAGTAATTGACGGTACACACCCTGTATTTGCGGTAGGAAACAACGGTTGTGTAACTGGCGCTACAAATTACGCTCCTCAATTGGGAGCACACGGAGGATCTTGTTCAGTATACTTTTATGCAGGTTTAGATAATATCCAATCACCAACTGTTAATTTTTCGGGAGGAGAGGAAGTTTGTTTATCAGTGTGGTATTGTGGGCCACAAGGCTCAGGTGCTTCTGGTCAAAACACTTCTAACGCTCATTTTTCTTTTGGATTAGATGGATCACAAATAGGACCGGATGTTCAAGTTCCTGTTGGTACTGGTTGGACAGAACACACTTTTACAGTTATTATGACTGGAGGTAATCACACCTTTTCAGTATTATCAGGAGGGGCTGCTCAATATTCAATTTGGTTTGATGATTTTAATGCCAACTTATGTTCTGCTCCATGTGATGCAAGCTGGACAACTACTTCTGCTTGTTCTACTGATGGACCCATAAACCTTGATGGATTAATTACAGGTGATACAGGAGGAACATGGTCAGGAACCGGAGTTACAGGAAATTCATTTAATCCATCATCAGGTACTCAATCAATAACATATACTGCTCCAGGCGGTTGTAATGTAACTCAAGACATTACAGTAAACACAACTGCCATTGCAACATGGACTGTTCCATCTAACCTGTGTACAAATGATAGTCCGGTAGATCTTTCACTTAACATTACAGGAACCACTGGTGGAACATGGACCGGTACCGGTATTACAGGAAATAATTTTGATCCTTCTGTTGGAACTCAATCAATCACCTATACAGTTGGAACTTCACCATGTGATGCCACATCTACACAAACAATTACTGTTACCAACGGAGCCAATGCAAGTTGGAATTTACCTTCCGGTATTTGTACTGCCTCCTCTCCTATCGATTTGAATACTTTAATCACTGGTGATACAGGAGGAACCTGGTCAGGAACCGGAGTTTCAGGAAGTACATTTGACCCTTCAGTAGGAACGCAAAACATTACATATTCCGTAGGTTCAGCTCCTTGTGATGATGCTGTAACTCAAACTATCACTGTAAACGCAACTGCCAATGCATCATGGACAAATCCGGCTGTTATATGTGAAAGTGATGGGGCCATAGATTTATCAACACTAATAACTGGTGATACTGGTGGTACATGGTCTGGAACCGGAGTAACAGGAACATCTTTTGACCCAACAGGCTTAAGTGGAAATATCTCAATTACATATTCAGTAGGTGTTTCTCCTTGCAACGCAAGTTCAACGCAAGATATAAATGTGGTAGCTACCCCAGATCCAAGCTGGACACCTCCTACTGGACTGTGTGCAGGATCTGGATCATTTGATTTATCAACCACAATTACCGGAACAACTGGAGGAACTTGGTCTGGTACAGGAATTACTGGAAATAATTTTGATCCTTCTGTAGGTACACAAAGTATAACTTATACAGTAGGAAGTGGATCATGTCAACAAACATCTACACAAACCATTACAATTGATCCATCTGCTGATGCTTCCTGGACTACTCAAAGTTTATGTATTTCTGATGCTCCAATCAATTTAAATACTTTAATCACTGGAGATACCGGAGGAAATTGGTCAGGGAATGGAGTAAGTGGAACTGTTTTCGATCCATTTTTTGGAACACAGGATATTACTTACACTGTAGGAACTTCAGGATGCGAGTCATCATTAACTCAAACTATCAACGTTATCGATTTACAACTTACAACTTCAGTTTCTAGTGTAAGCTGTTTTGGTTTAAATGATGGACAAGCAACAGTAACGGCAACCGGAGGTAGTGGTAGTCAAACTTACAGTTGGAATTCAACTCCACCTCAAACCTCAGCTACAGCTACAGGTTTAGCTGCAGGAACTTATACAGTTACAGTAACTGATGGTAGTTGTGTAGTTTCTCAAGATGTTACAATAGTTGAACCGGCTGAAATTATTTTGACAATGACCGGGATGGATGCATGTGAACCAAATTTAGGATCAGCAAGTGTTGTGGCACTAGGAGGTGTAGGAGGATTTTCTTATAACTGGACTCCTGTTGCAAGCACAACAGAAGTTGCAACAGGAATTGATTCCACCATGGCAACAGTAACAGTTACAGATGCTAATGGATGTACAGCTACAGATTCTGTATTTGTAAATGTTTGGAATGCCCCTACAATCGATATAATCAACAATGACACAACTATCCATTATGGTGATGAAATTCAACTTATTGCAAGTGGAGGAGTACAATATACCTGGACTCCTGAAACTGATTTAAGTTGTGTTAATTGCCCTAATCCTATTGCAGAACCACTAGAGAACACTTACTATTGCGTAAGTGGTGAAGATGCTAATGGATGTGTAAATTCTGATTGCATCACTGTATTTGTAGAGATTGTATGTGGAGATATTTTCGTACCTTCTGCCTTTACTCCTAACTTTGATGGAGAAAATGATCTCCTTTGTGTGTACAGTGATTGTATCAAAACAATGGAATTTAAAGTATATAATCGTTGGGGAGAAAAAGTATTTGAAACCAATAATATGAATATTTGCTGGGATGGAACCTGGAATGGTAAAGCCTTGAACTCAGCAGTTTTTGTTTATACCCTTAAAGGCTTTTTGATTAATGGAGAACCCTTTGATCAAAAAGGCAATATTAGTTTAATAAGATAA